Proteins encoded together in one Cicer arietinum cultivar CDC Frontier isolate Library 1 chromosome 4, Cicar.CDCFrontier_v2.0, whole genome shotgun sequence window:
- the LOC101502349 gene encoding probable folate-biopterin transporter 2 isoform X1 has translation MQEEDKNNEDSIAESQKQNEPSKGICVWIWICVCIPIQWFKMLSREMHWSFVFGVVVVYGISQGFGGALAGVGTKYYMKDIQKVQPSEAQVYAGITSIPWIVKPLWGLLTDVLPILGYRRRPYFIFAGFLGAIAMLLLSMHENLHLVLAILSLTAGSAGVAIADVTIDACVAQNSISHPSLAADMQSLCAFSSSVGALLGFSISGIFVHLIGPTGVFGLMTIPAGLVILVGFLLDEPRVHNLSYRQVNQNFVDAGKAMWTAFKREDVWRPCLYMYLSLALSLNILEGMFYWYTDSKDGPSFSQESVGFIFSISSVGSLLGAILYQYALKDYAFRDLLFWTQLLYGLSGMLDLILVLRLNLKFNIPDYVFVVIVESIAQMTNRLKWMPMLVLSSKLCPSGIEGTFFALLMSIDNVGLLTSSWGGGFVLHVLKITRTQFDNIWLAILIRNILRITPICMLFLVPRVDPNSFILLPRESVDSKVDIDASETKNVELMSLVHTVDGI, from the exons ATGCAggaagaagataaaaataatgaagATTCAATAGCTGAATCtcagaaacaaaatgaaccCTCAAAGGGTATTTGTGTTTGGATTTGGATCTGTGTTTGCATTCCAATTCAGTGGTTTAAAATGCTTTCAAGGGAAATGCATTGGAGTTTTGTatttggtgttgttgttgtttatgGAATAAGTCAAGGTTTTGGTGGAGCTCTTGCTGGTGTTGGAACTAAGTATTATATGAAAGATATTCAGAAAGTTCAACCATCTGAAGCACAGGTTTATGCTGGAATTACTTCTATTCCTTGGATTGTTAAGCCTTTATGGGGTCTTCTCACTGATGTTTTGCCTATTCTTGGATACAGAAGAAGACCTTATTTCATTTTTGCTG GTTTCTTAGGAGCTATTGCCATGCTTTTGTTATCTATGCATGAAAACTTGCATCTTGTGTTGGCCATTTTATCATTAACAGCTGGAAGTGCTGGGGTGGCAATAGCAGATGTGACCATTGATGCATGTGTTGCACAGAACAGTATCTCTCATCCTTCACTTGCTGCTGATATGCAAAGTTTATGTGCATTCAGTTCTTCTGTTGGAGCACTATTAGGATTCTCCATTAGTGGCATCTTTGTTCACCTCATAGGCCCTACG GGGGTATTTGGTTTGATGACTATACCAGCTGGACTTGTAATTTTGGTTGGATTTTTGCTCGACGAGCCTCGTGTGCACAACTTGTCTTACAGACAG GTGAACCAAAATTTTGTGGATGCGGGAAAGGCTATGTGGACTGCATTTAAGAGAGAAGATGTATGGAGGCCTTGTTTATACATGTATTTATCCCTTGCACTGAGTTTGAATATCCTTGAAGGAATGTTTTATTGGTATACAGACTCAAAAGATGGACCATCTTTCTCTCAG GAGAGTGTAGGTTTCATATTTTCAATAAGCTCAGTTGGTTCACTTTTAGGTGCAATACTATACCAATATGCTCTAAAGGATTATGCATTCAGAGACTTACTATTTTGGACTCAATTACTCTATGGTCTATCAGGGATGCTTGATCTAATTCTAGTCTTGAGATTGAACCTAAAGTTTAATATACCAGATTATGTCTTTGTTGTGATTGTTGAAAGCATAGCTCAAATGACAAATAGGCTTAAATGGATGCCTATGCTTGTACTAAGTTCAAAGCTTTGTCCTTCTGGTATTGAAGGAACATTCTTTGCATTGTTAATGTCAATTGATAATGTTGGACTTCTAACATCATCATGGGGTGGTGGATTTGTACTTCATGTGCTAAAGATCACAAGAACACAGTTTGATAATATTTGGTTGGCTATTCTGATCAGAAACATTTTGAGAATCACTCCAATTTGCATGCTGTTTTTGGTTCCTAGAGTTGATCCTAACTCTTTCATTCTTCTTCCAAGAGAAAGTGTTGATTCAAAGGTGGATATTGATGCTTCTGAAACCAAAAATGTTGAGTTGATGTCCCTTGTACACACTGTTGATGGTATATAG
- the LOC101502349 gene encoding probable folate-biopterin transporter 2 isoform X2: MLLLSMHENLHLVLAILSLTAGSAGVAIADVTIDACVAQNSISHPSLAADMQSLCAFSSSVGALLGFSISGIFVHLIGPTGVFGLMTIPAGLVILVGFLLDEPRVHNLSYRQVNQNFVDAGKAMWTAFKREDVWRPCLYMYLSLALSLNILEGMFYWYTDSKDGPSFSQESVGFIFSISSVGSLLGAILYQYALKDYAFRDLLFWTQLLYGLSGMLDLILVLRLNLKFNIPDYVFVVIVESIAQMTNRLKWMPMLVLSSKLCPSGIEGTFFALLMSIDNVGLLTSSWGGGFVLHVLKITRTQFDNIWLAILIRNILRITPICMLFLVPRVDPNSFILLPRESVDSKVDIDASETKNVELMSLVHTVDGI, from the exons ATGCTTTTGTTATCTATGCATGAAAACTTGCATCTTGTGTTGGCCATTTTATCATTAACAGCTGGAAGTGCTGGGGTGGCAATAGCAGATGTGACCATTGATGCATGTGTTGCACAGAACAGTATCTCTCATCCTTCACTTGCTGCTGATATGCAAAGTTTATGTGCATTCAGTTCTTCTGTTGGAGCACTATTAGGATTCTCCATTAGTGGCATCTTTGTTCACCTCATAGGCCCTACG GGGGTATTTGGTTTGATGACTATACCAGCTGGACTTGTAATTTTGGTTGGATTTTTGCTCGACGAGCCTCGTGTGCACAACTTGTCTTACAGACAG GTGAACCAAAATTTTGTGGATGCGGGAAAGGCTATGTGGACTGCATTTAAGAGAGAAGATGTATGGAGGCCTTGTTTATACATGTATTTATCCCTTGCACTGAGTTTGAATATCCTTGAAGGAATGTTTTATTGGTATACAGACTCAAAAGATGGACCATCTTTCTCTCAG GAGAGTGTAGGTTTCATATTTTCAATAAGCTCAGTTGGTTCACTTTTAGGTGCAATACTATACCAATATGCTCTAAAGGATTATGCATTCAGAGACTTACTATTTTGGACTCAATTACTCTATGGTCTATCAGGGATGCTTGATCTAATTCTAGTCTTGAGATTGAACCTAAAGTTTAATATACCAGATTATGTCTTTGTTGTGATTGTTGAAAGCATAGCTCAAATGACAAATAGGCTTAAATGGATGCCTATGCTTGTACTAAGTTCAAAGCTTTGTCCTTCTGGTATTGAAGGAACATTCTTTGCATTGTTAATGTCAATTGATAATGTTGGACTTCTAACATCATCATGGGGTGGTGGATTTGTACTTCATGTGCTAAAGATCACAAGAACACAGTTTGATAATATTTGGTTGGCTATTCTGATCAGAAACATTTTGAGAATCACTCCAATTTGCATGCTGTTTTTGGTTCCTAGAGTTGATCCTAACTCTTTCATTCTTCTTCCAAGAGAAAGTGTTGATTCAAAGGTGGATATTGATGCTTCTGAAACCAAAAATGTTGAGTTGATGTCCCTTGTACACACTGTTGATGGTATATAG
- the LOC101502019 gene encoding ubiquitin C-terminal hydrolase 22 produces MFQRNPCSYTNPEPCQHLSDYKLKHGFNGYKAIQKLLVTSPIGKTSLKKPNLTIPRCSFCNGCEKRCFFCLICSSFSCLDHTLLHAQNEIGHALFVDVERAELFCGLCCDQLYDPDFDQVVMAKHSMVLPQGAIGNESIGQRLIKRRRLVSGVGLYLHNKSNKFRFSTEDLRGKSCYPLGLRGLNNLGSTCFMNSVLQALLHAPPFRDYFLSGGHSLEDCSRRTTGQLCLLCDINAVFSAVYSGDRNPYSPAQFLYSWWQHSANLASYEQQDAHEFFISLLDAIHEKEGKPRNGNKGNGECHCIAHRVFYGLLRSDVTCIACGFTSTTYDPFLDISLNLDINISLTEKGKKHAKPNENESMSTLLGCLDLFTRPEKLGPDQKLYCQNCKEKQNSLKQMSIRKLPLVLTLHVKRFEHSFVKKLSRKIDRYLQFPFSLDMTPYLSSSILRARYGNRMFAFEGDDESDMFSKFEIFAVVTHSGTLESGHYVLFVRLRKQWYRCEDAWITEVDEATVRASQCYMIFYVQKTLYNKANEDPSHPPNSAERELFIPIAGCC; encoded by the exons ATGTTTCAAAGAAACCCTTGTTCATACACAAACCCAGAACCTTGTCAGCATCTTTCTGATTACAAGCTCAAACATGGTTTCAATGGCTACAAAGCTATTCAAAAACTACTTGTTACTTCTCCAATTGGGAAAACTAGTTTgaaaaaacctaatttgacaatACCTAGATGCAGTTTTTGTAATGGGTGTGAAAAAAggtgttttttttgtttgatttgttCTTCATTCTCTTGTTTGGATCATACCCTTTTGCATGCACAAAATGAAATTGGTCATGCTTTGTTTGTGGATGTTGAAAGGGCTGAACTTTTTTGTGGGTTGTGTTGTGATCAATTGTATGATCCTGATTTTGATCAAGTTGTGATGGCTAAACATTCAATGGTTTTGCCACAAGGTGCTATTGGAAATGAGAGTATTGGTCAGAGATTGATCAAGAGAAGGAGATTGGTTTCTGGGGTTGGATTGTATTTGCATAATAAATCTAATAAGTTTAGGTTTTCAACCGAAGATCTTAGGGGTAAATCTTGTTATCCTTTGGGATTGAGGGGTTTGAACAATTTGGGTAGTACTTGTTTTATGAATTCTGTGTTGCAAGCATTGCTACATGCACCTCCTTTTAGGGACTATTTCTTGAGTGGTGGACATAGTTTGGAAGATTGTTCGAGACGAACTACGGGTCAGCTGTGTTTGCTTTGTGATATCAATGCTGTTTTTTCGGCTGTGTATTCGGGTGATCGAAATCCGTATAGTCCTGCTCAGTTTCTCTACAG CTGGTGGCAGCATTCGGCTAATTTAGCGAGTTACGAGCAGCAGGATGCTCACGAGTTTTTCATTTCATTGTTAGACGCAATCCATGAAAAAGAGGGCAAACCAAGGAACGGAAACAAAG GTAATGGAGAGTGTCACTGCATTGCTCATAGAGTGTTCTATGGACTACTGAGATCAGACGTTACCTGTATAGCTTGTGGATTCACCTCAACAACCTATGACCCTTTTTTGGACATTTCACTTAACCTAGACATCAATATCTCTTTGACAGAAAAGGGTAAAAAACATGCCAAACCGAACGAGAACGAAAGCATGTCCACACTTTTGGGTTGTTTGGATTTGTTCACTCGGCCGGAGAAATTGGGGCCGGACCAGAAACTTTACTGCCAAAATTGTAAGGAAAAGCAGAACTCATTGAAACAAATGTCTATTAGAAAGCTCCCTTTGGTACTTACTTTGCACGTAAAACGTTTTGAGCATTCTTTTGTGAAGAAGTTGTCAAGAAAGATTGATCGATACCTACAATTTCCATTCTCCTTGGACATGACTCCATATTTGTCCTCCTCTATCCTTAGAGCCAGATATGGAAATAGGATGTTTGCTTTTGAAGGCGACGATGAATCAGATATGTTTTCCAAGTTCGAGATTTTTGCAGTGGTGACACATTCAGGAACGCTCGAGTCTGGCcattatgttttgtttgtaCGATTAAGGAAGCAATGGTACAGATGCGAAGATGCTTGGATAACGGAGGTTGATGAGGCAACAGTCAGAGCTTCACAATGTTATATGATCTTCTATGTGCAAAAGACTTTGTACAATAAAGCAAATGAAGATCCGAGTCACCCTCCGAATTCGGCTGAAAGAGAGTTATTTATTCCTATTGCTGGCTGTTGCTAG